The DNA sequence CTCAGgtgattttgtgtgttttgcCCTATGACATATTGTCTTGAGACCCACGTAGTTCCGGATTTCCATACATATAAGAAGCAACAAATGGAATCGGGCGGTTGGGTTTGCAGACTTCGTCGACACATGAcgttgtatcccagttgcatagatcaatgctcatactgttgatcactatattgtctggtccaaatttgattatttacagactgacaccacatagtattattgctgagtgatGTATGGAACCAAAGTTCTTATCTTTTTAGTCTGTGTTTGTCAAGTCAAGATCACTTTGTTGCATCTGTaatgttgactttcacaaattgAACACTAATACCCAatatatgaaaaacattttattccTATTCTGCAGTAAATACGTTATTTCAACATGAGAAAATTTGCATTGTTATGTCACACATTCAGCTCAACAAGGAAACAGATCACACTCTGAAGCTGGACATGTTCAAGGTTCTGTACAGGATGTAAGTAGCTTTACACAGGGAGAGCTGGCTACATATGTAAACCATTCAGCATGTTATATATGACCATCAACTGTTCATGTCACACAGTGTCATACATTTATAtagatttgaaaatgaaatgaggGTTGATGCTTTATGATATGAAGGATAGTTTAGTTGTTAAAAAAGATGATCCACTTGAAgaattgacatttttttctACAAACACAAAAAATCCCAAGACAAATATACATTATGAATATGACACTGAGTATATTCACAACATAACACCCTGGATTAGAATTTTACAATAAGGGTAGCGTCAACCACTACAACTTGAATATAATCCACAGTACATGAATACTGCACATTTGTAAGTACAGCATATTACCCAAGACATATATGGGTGCAGCATATTACCCAAGATGTGGGTGCAGCATACTACCCAAGacatacatgggtacagcatATTACCCAAGACATATATGGGTGCAGCATACTACCCAAGacatacatgggtacagcatATTACCCAAGACATATATGGGTGCAGCATATTACCCAAGACATATATGGGTACAGCATATTACCCAAGATGTGGGTGCAGCATACTACCCAAGacatacatgggtacagcatATTACCCAAGACATATATGGGTGCAGCATATTACCCAAGacatacatgggtacagcatattacccaagacatacatgggtacagcatATTACCCAAGACATACAGCATATTACCCAAGACATATATGGGTACAGCCTATTACCCAAGACATATATGGGTACAGCATATTACCCAAGACATATATGGGTGCAGCATATTACCCAAGACATAAATGGGTACAGCATATTACCCAAGACATACATGGGTATAGCAATACTACCCAAGATGTGGGTGCAGCATACTACCCAAGACATACATGGGTATAGCACATTACCCAAGACATATATGGGTGCAGCATATTACCCAAGACATATATGGGTACAGCCTATTACCCAAGACATATATGGGTACAGCATATTACCCAAGacatacatgggtacagcatACTACCCAAGATGTGGGTGCAGCATACTACCCAAGacatacatgggtacagcatATTACCCAAGACATATATGGGTGCAGCATACTACCCAAGACATATATGGGTACAGCATATTACCCAAGACATATATGGGTGCAGCATATTACCCAAGACATAAATGGGTACAGCATATTACCCAAGACATAACATGGGTACAGCATATTACCCAAGATGTGGGTGCAGCATACTACCCAAgacatacatgggtacagtctATTACCCAAGACATATATGGGTACAGCATATTACCCAAGACATATATGGGTACAGCATATTACCCAAGacatacatgggtacagcatACTACCCAATATGTGGGTGCAGCATACTACCCAAGacatacatgggtacagcatACTACCCAAGACATATATGGGTGCAGCATACTACCCAAGACATACATGGGTGCAGCATACTACCCAAGacatacatgggtacagcatATTACCCAAGACATGTATGGGTACAGCATATTACCCAAGACATGTATGGGTACAGCATATTACCCAAGACATATATGGGTACAGCATATTACCCAAGATGTGGGTGCAGCATACTACCCAAGACATATATGGGTACAGCATATTACCCAAGACATATATGGGTGCAGCATACTACCCAAGACATACATGGGTACAGCCTATTACCCAAGACATATATGGGTACAGCATATTACCCAAGACATATATGGGTACAGCATATTACCCAAGACATATATGGGTACAGCATATTACCCAAGATGTGGGTGCAGCATACTACCCAAGacatacatgggtacagcatATTACCCAAGACATATATGGGTACAGCATATTACCCAAGACATATATGGGTACAGCATATTACCCAAGACATATATGGGTGCAGCATACTACCCAAGACATATATGGGTACAGCATATTACCCAAGACATATATGGGTGCAGCATATTACCCAAAacatacatgggtacagcatATTACCCAAGATGTGGGTGTAGCATACTACCCAAGacatacatgggtacagcatATTACCCAAGACATATATGGGTACAGCATATTACCCAAGACATATATGGGTACAGCATATTACCCAAGACATATATGGGTGCAGCATACTACCCAAGACATATATGGGTACAGCATATTACCCAATACTTATATGGGTACAGCATATTACCCAAGACATAACATGGGTACAGCATATTACCCAAGATGTGGGTGCAGCATACTACCCAAGacatacatgggtacagcatATTACCCAAGACATATATGGGTGCAGCATACTACCCAAGacatacatgggtacagcatATTACCCAAGACATATATGGGTGCAGCATATTACCCAAGACATATATGGGTACAGCATATTACCCAAGacatacatgggtacagcatACTACCCAAGATGTGGGTGCAGCATACTACCCAAGacatacatgggtacagcatATTACCCAAGACATATATGGGTGCAGCATATTACCCAAGACATACATGGGTACAGCCTATTACCCAAGacatacatgggtacagcatATTACCCAAGACATATATGGGTACAGCATATTACCCAAGACATACAGCATATTACCCAAGACATATATGGGTACAGCCTATTACCCAAGACATATATGGGTACAGCATATTACCCAAGATGTGGGTGCAGCATACTACCCAAGACATATATGGGTACAGCATATTACCCAAGACATATATGGGTGCAGCATATTACCCAAGACATAAATGGGTACAGCATACTACCCAAGACATACATGGGTATAGCAATATTACCCAAGATGTGGGTGCAGCATACTACCCAAGACATACATGGGTATAGCATATTACCCAAGACATATATGGGTGCAGCATATTACCCAAGACATATATGGGTACAGCCTATTACCCAAGACATATATGGGTACAGCATATTACCCAAGacatacatgggtacagcatattacccaagacatacatgggtacagcatACTACCCAAGATGTGGGTGCAGCATACTACCCAAGacatacatgggtacagcatACTACCCAAGACATATATGGGTGCAGCATACTACCCAAGACATACATGGGTGCAGCATACTACCCAAGacatacatgggtacagcatATTACCCAAGACATGTATGGGTACAGCATATTACCCAAGACATGTATGGGTACAGCATATTACCCAAGATGTGGGTGCAGCATACTACCCAAGACATATATGGGTACAGCATATTACCCAAGACATATATGGGTGCAGCATACTACCCAAGACATACATGGGTACAGCCTATTACCCAAGACATATATGGGTACAGCATATTACCCAAGACATATATGGGTACAGCATATTACCCAAGACATATATGGGTACAGCATATTACCCAAGATGTGGGTGCAGCATACTACCCAAGACATATATGGGTACAGCATATTACCCAAGACATATATGGGTGCAGCATATTACCCAAGACATAAATGGGTACAGCATATTACCCAAAacatacatgggtacagcatATTACCCAAGATGTGGGTGTAGCATACTACCCAAGacatacatgggtacagcatATTACCCAAGACATATATGGGTGCAGCATATTACCCAAGACATATATGGGTGCAGCATACTACCCAAGACATATATGGGTACAGCATATTACCCAATACTTATATGGGTCCTGCTTATTACCCCAGACTTATATGGCTATGGCATATTACCCAAGATGTATTTGGGTACAGCATAGTACCTAGGTCATTTATGGGTACAGCTAATGAAATAAGATGCTTATGGACATTTCACACAGCATTAAGCATGAGGCAGTTTTTCACACAAGATTAAGACTGACATGGTTTTATTCTGCACATCTCAGGGGCAGCACAACACCCTTCCACTGATGTCTATTCTGAATGTCCAAGCAGTGGAGAAGGTTATAGAATGGGCACTGACTTGCACACAAGTTAAAGGGTGAATGTCATTTAACGCTAAGTGTCTGCAAGTGCATGTTTCTTCTCTGATAATCAAATAAGACACATCATATTGTAATAACCTTATCGTATCTTTGAAACCTACCAAACTTTACTTAAAAAAAACTCCCTATACTGACTTTAATAACCATCCATATTTATTTTATAACCACAGAGTACTCACAAAAATAACCTTTAAATACTTGCTTAATAACCAATAATATTCACTTAATAACAACCCACTCATTCAAAAAATGTCCCAATATTCACCTAATAACTGTTCCATACTAGCTTAATACTGACCCACACACATTCAAATAACAATTCAGTACTACCAGTACTTTCATATATATAACCACCCATACTCACCTTAACACCAGTACTTTCATATATATAACCACCCATACTCACCTTAACACCAGTACTTTCATATATATAACCGCCCATACTCACCTTAACACCAGTACTTTCATATATATAACCACCCATACTCACCTTAACACCAGTACTTTCATATATATAACCGCCCATACTCACCTTAACACCAGTACTTTCATATATATAACCACCCATACTCACCTTAACACCAGtactttcatatatatataaccacCCATACTCACCTTAACACCAGTACTTTCATATATATAACCACCCATACTCACCTTAACACCAGTACTTTCATATATATAACCGCCCATACTCACCTTAACACCAGTACTTTCATATATATAACCGCCCATACTCACCTTAACACCAGTACTTTCATATATATAACCGCCCATACTCACCTTAACACCAGTACTTTCATATATATAACCGCCCATACTCACCTTAACACCAGTACTTTCATTAACATGCACCAACCTTCACTTACATTACACTCCAATGCTCACTTCAATAATCTGCCAAACCTAACTTTAATAACCAACCATACTCACTTTAGAAACCATGCAATACTTACATAAATCAACTCTTTAGTACTCCAAGCATTTCAGAAATATGGCACATATGAACAGCGACATATATTCAGAGTAATGAAACTGGTGACACAGCATAAGAATCTTATATATGTAAAATACTTCAAGTGACAAACACAATGTCAACGTTTTCTTTCTCAAGGGTTCATATATGAATCTTCAGTATAATTGGTATCTATTTCAGTACTACTTTCTGAGGTTCATGAAACTTCTTTTGAATCTCACAAGACAAGTGTATTGTGTAACTATGGGAAAATACTTCCCTGGAGACAATCCGTCTTTTATAGCTAAAAGCTTAAAAATTACTCTAAAGCTGAGACCTACAAATCAGTGTAACATGGATTCCACAGGACTGCGATTAGGTTAATGTTGTTTTGAAAAGTAGTTAAAGtcagtatcacacatttaaCACATTGCCAAATCCATCTAGAAAGGTACGGCGCTGAAAAACCTAGAAACATTAGTGGAAATCAGGGATCTGAATCCAAGCCACAGGGTCAGGTTCAcgtaagggacataactctggaCAGAGAATTTGTTGTATTTGATGACTGGGCCTTGCCAGACAATACAAAACCCTTCACTGGTGTCTAAAGGTATCTGTAAGTTATATTTAGTAGAAAACATGATCCGCCAGGGAACATCAACCATATAATTCGTACTGTTACATGTTATCACAACAATATAGTTTCTCCAATGATAACCAATGATGTGCTACAACATATAACACTTTCTGGATTCAGCCCCAGGATACTTACCTCCCCCATAATAACAATGGTTTACATATCATCCTTGAGATATAAAATTGTTTGTCACTACTCCAGTAAGTAAATAGAGTAACATTAGTAACAAGGCATAAAATGTCATGGCTGCACTGAACTGAGTACaggaaatatttatatatatctcAAAGTTTGATAGGGTTCCAAGATATTTCctatcattctcttcccacagtggttactcgtcatatcttcctacgtgacctctgttctaatacgaccctttcatggtgtgaGTGTTCAAGAGTGTTTATGAGAACTGCGAAGTATGGCTGTACTAGAACAGAGGttcataggaagatatgacaaataacctctgtgggaagagaattaTTTCCTATTTGCTACACACATATTTATTATGTGGTCAGCCAGATCCAATTATAATGAAGCTCCATGTGTAGATTCTGCATCAAGCAAGTACTAagcaaaaaatgaaaaagaacaacaaaaaaGACACAGAGGACACATGTAACCTCGACAGTACATCCTTtcggagtgaatgagttcagtttagTGCCACttgaaacaatattccagcaatatcacaatggggcaCATCAGACATGgaccacacattgtacccatgtggggaactcagcccagttctttgatgtgatgaATCAACACATTAAGTTGATTAACCATTCGACTATCCTACCACGCCCTTTTGGACATAGATGAAATGGTGATCAGAAAAGAAACCGAAATATGCACAACAACACAAGATGTTTTTAAGTTTTTGCATTCAGGATATCTCTACAGATGCTTTTGAAGGAGAGAAATCAGGGTGGCCTGACTGAATGCTGGTGTTCATGTGCACCAACCTTTTAAGCCTAAAGGCAATACCCAAGTTCCCCTGACTGAATCTCCCATGAGTGAGGGGAGCCcggtttttggcaatatttgctggacactagaaatggattttatacattgtacctatgtggggaatcaaacctcagGCTATGGCATAACATGCTTTAACTGCTACCCACTGCCATGGACTTTTCAAGAAGGGGCTGTGAGTAGAGTgagtgatagagtgagtgagtttaatgtcCGTCTGACCAGTAGTCCAGTTACTTATATCATGAACTGTCAGTTTAACGAGGGAAGATGCATTGATGCAGGTCTCAGAAGTATACAACTCGGGAACAAGGCTGCCCGATGCTTACACACCTAGAAACATGAACTGGGCAAACAAGGATTTGAACTGATAGATCAGTGgtcccaagggacacaactctgcactcAGAAATACAGAGCCTTAGATAAATGAACTACCAAGGCTCCTAGGATGTCCAGAGGAATCATATATTTGGAGTAAACTATTTAATGTATCATGGCATAATCCTAGTAGCGGTTGAGTAGCATGCACTCAAATGCTGAATCCCTGTCAGGATCATCACCTCTTACTTAATGAActgaaatgtcaaatatttcCCTGATTGGGCTTTATCATGTTATCTGTGTTAATTGTTAATGCTTCTGTTTCTAGGCTTACAACTACAGCTCTGACAGTAAATATGGCAGAGTTCAGTGTTTTTATGACAAATGGGTTACCATGGTAAAACAAGAATCTGCATTGTTGGAAAAATTTAACATCTGCTATCAGTTACATGTAGACAAGTTTgattctgattaaaatattttttacctGTCAGCACAACtgtacatatttaggcataTCTATAATCCATAATCCTGATTATAAGTTTGCACAAACATACATATTCATACAGAAGCACTGCTTCAAGATTTTCTcaattttgatgaaatatatatgcatatccTTGAAAATATGTTGAACAAAATGTTCATGCAGTTAAATGATGGAGAGAGTGTTGGGTTGTTGTTtcacgtcacactcagcaatatttcaagtaTATGGCTggtctctgtaaataatcaagtctggaccagacaatccagtgatcaacagcatgagcattgatctacgcaatgggAGTATAGtgacgtatcaaccaagtcagtgagcctgaccacctgatcccattgatcacctcttacaacaagcatgggttatggCAGGTAAATTCTAACTCGGCGGACACTTTCACCAGAAGGTTACCTCTTCGCCCCTCAGAAAAGAATGACAGATTGAGACAAGACAAAGGCTTCTCATCAGATGACAAAAGATATGTTATGAATGTAGCATATCTTAATAGGTTTTAAATCAATAGTTCACAGGACATAAAACCAGACAAAACATCTTTTTCTGATGTATGTACACATTCTGAAGACCGAGTATGGGCTAACATTGGTTCAGGCTACCATCGGCATACTACTGGCCCTTACAGACTCATCCTTGTTTATACAGTGTTTTGCATCTCAGTTCCATGATGTACCAGGACCCTCTTTCCACAACACCTCAATCAGGCTTAAAATTCCTTGAGGATGTAAAGTGTAAGACGATCTCCTGTGCCAACTCTGACTTGTACATGTGACTACCTGAGAGGGGGGTCACTCATTCTGGTGACTGTCTGATCACAGACagagaaattctgcatgtcacGCAAAAATAAGTCTGAAagtgttatttatgaaaataattgaacaacatttacaacagTCATTGATAGATTTTGATAGTGAAAAGAGGACTTTAGTCAAATGCTGACAAATATGTCCTGAAGACAACCTTCAGTGATAAATGTCTTGCTGACTTTGGTGAAACTACAGGGTTTATCAAACCAGTGATCATAGTTGTGTCTAATGTTGCTTGTCATGTTAAAATATAGCAGATTCTAGCAGccatgggagacaactctggaTTACAGGCCAGTGTCCCTCCTTTATCGCCCATGAAAAGGAACGACTGCACTGACAAATATTGTAAAGGTTTACATGAAGCAGTTATGTCAGTTTGAAACATGTCCACATTTTCTGGTTTCTTTTCGTCTACGAGCTGAAACCATACCTGATCTCATCACAATCATCCTCATTCATAAACAGCTACCAAATACAAATAGGTGACTTTTCTTCCTATACTTGCGAAAAACTGCAATCAGTACTTCATCACATGCTGTTGTACTAGTATTTTCATACTAAAACCATTTACTGATAGTAAATCAAACTGAGAAAATTGTGAACCCATTTTTCCCAGTCTTACAACAACCATAATTCATGTTTAAGTTCAAACATCACACAGAGTAATACTAACATCCACTTTCGGCAAAATATACAGTATGATTAAATATAACAACTGTCTCAACATTCCAATCATTAGCCTCTCGTCCCATAATGCAACAGCAGCTCCTGGTGGAGATGGTCACATATTTCGGGGTCACTGAGTGTTCGTTGTCATACAGCACGCACCTCCATGAAACTGAGGTCCCTCTTCGTACTGATCCCTGTATCTGTGATGTGAGGTCAACTCCCAGGCTCTTTAGCAAGTGTAAGAATAAGATCCTTGAGGCTTGACCGTTTGTTGGTGATGGAATTGCTAGTCACAGCATCAACCAGCGGGATGCCAGCAAACTCACAGAACTCCTTACAGAGGTGTTCAGACACTGAGATCACATACATTCCACAGTCATACCCTGTAAGAGAGCAAATGAAATAACGGTAGTAGATATTCTTTCATTATAGTGAGTGATTAAAATAacttttacgccacctttagcaatattccagcaaacaaCATGGTCAAGTGCCATGAAGCTCGGAGACCTTGaatgggtgactgtgtttggcagcttgactcctgtgAGTTTCCAAGACTTCAGTCCTGCACCACAATGAACCACATAACACATTGGTCTCGCCTCTGACAAGtgactttgttcaaaattgcccctGTTcattcagcagaaaatgggtactcgGAGGACAAGACATATTACTATAAACTTCTAGTGTCTAACAGGCAGCTTGCGATCtccagggtaataataatcagattctgattacagcgtTCAGCGAGCAaatagtcagatggatactacgTGATATATACATcttctactaccactactactaccactgtaatgtcacagcaggggacaccacaaatgaacTTCACATACTACACCCATGGAATCTGGGTCTTTGGTGAGAGGAGCGAATGTTTTACCCACCAGTCTACCTGACTGCAGCTTTCCTCTTGTTAGAAGAGTACTAACTTACATGTTGTCCTTCCTACATACTACTGTCAGTAATTTTTAAAGTTTCttatatgtttcatgttttaagAAAAGTTTGTCAAATAATGAAGCAGAGATCTGAATGAGATTGGTGTAGCTAAACAGAATTAATATGTCACACAAACCATTCTTTTGTTGAGGACAGTCCATTTCCACGAACTTCATCCTTCCATAAGGAGCTGCAAAAGGTCTCATGGtcattatttattcatatatataCAGTAGCATACAGATGAATATTTCAGTCAAGGAACTCACTTTCCTTAAACCCTTAAAAACATGGTCtaatttatgagtgagtgagtaagtgagtgagtgagtgagtgagtttagttttacgccacactcagcaatattccagctatatgggggcggtctgtaaataatcgagtctggaccagacaatccagtgaccaacaagatgagcatcaatccgtgcaatttggaaccgatgacatgtgtcaactaagtcagtgagcctgaccatccaatccagcaagtcgcctcttacgataagcacagtcacttttaatggcaagcatgggttgctgaatgcctcttctaccccgggaGGTCTTAGGGGTGGCGATGATGATTTTAGAGAAGGATTAGGGGAGGCATCCATGTTGTTCCAGGGAGGTGGGGGTAATCAATTTTGTACAAGTAAGTATGAAATAGTTATGCTTATAAATCATCGGAATCATGTTACTCTTTGTCATGTTTACAAATTTGTATAGAAaaaatattactcaaaattcccCATCCCATTTCAGTGAggctttgaaaaatataattatgaaaaggaatgttatgttttaggttctgttcataatttatactCGTAGCTAACAGGGTGATGATAATTTTTATGgacaagcatgtacaatgtgaatgatccCCTAAAGTGTATGTATGAAGTAAGAGCCATgtgtgtcatgtacaaaatcaatgatatttcccccaccccccaactccacacccacccacacctacacacccTTTCCCATAATTtatgtattatacaacccataAGCCATGACATCTGGGTCTGGCTTGAAATACAACAGGAATAGACAACAGATGGAAATGTTTAAGAGATaaatcaggggttcaaaaagattttgaaaacacacttgccacagggcaagtgactacaagaaagtaacttgtcctgacaaattttccacttgcactgattttatgacacaatgtgtgatgtttagtgtttactggactatttatcaaagagtgataatttcactctctactggCTCTAATTTATTAGTATTGCGAACTTTAATAGCTTTACTATGAGCAGATATATAATGAAATCCtagatttttgaacccctgtaaaTCACTCATAGATGCTTGCTTGGCCTTTAGAAGTTGGATGGTAACGTAACAACATATGGTATGGGTttataacttctttattatttacaacatgTAACTTTTTGTCACAGTCACATAATCCTATGAATGCATCCATCAGCAATCACAAATGGCTGTGGAGActggtcatttaacaaatgaagaatgaagaaagtgtgttgtttaaccctgcactcagcaatattccagcaatatggcagcagtctgtaagtaatcgagtctggaccagacaatccagtgatcaacagcatgagcatcaatctccaCAAATTGGGGTATGATAACATCTGTCTACCAAGCGAGCAAGCCCAACCACCAAATCCTGTTAGTGGCCtcgtacaacaagcatgggttactgaagatccatTCTAACGTGGATTGTACGGGTAGAAGGTCATGCGCATCATTTAGTGCATTACAATAAATCCATGTCAATTtaacagttttatttcttgcCCAGATTGCTGCCCAAAAGGTCTGAGAATGACCCCtatcaatattttatttgttcCCATTTGTTCAGTTTCTGGGCAGAAGACTGCACTACTCACCGTGTACGTGAGGCTGTAATTTGTAGGCCAGTTTCTTGGCAACGGCCTCATTACTGTGACTGGCTGAATCATAATGACGGAACTCTTGGGCGCTACGTACATACACAAGAAGACTCCTGAAATAGTGACAATTGAGTATTTTCTCTTTAAAGATAAACAGCATCTTTGGACTAGGAAAACATTGAGAGAGAGTGAGGTAGTTTTTATATCCCCTTtagatatattccagcaatatcatggcgggtgacaccagaaataggcttcatacagtgtacccatatggggaatagaacccaggtatttagcgtgacaagcaaatgtcTCCATCACTACGCAATCCGACTGCCCCTGAAATAGTTATGACGAGATAACAGTGCTTCACACTGAACTTGTTGAATGATGATGTTTTGGCATTACACTTATTATAGgggagaaaaacaaaaaatgccACCGACATTCGTCACTTTGGCTAAGTGATGGCGCTTGCAAACACAAATTGTATAAGGGGGCAGATCTGGGATTTGATACTCACAGTCACAAGGAGATCAAGGAGATTCTGGCACTACAAAGGGATATAACTTTGCACTGACCAAAGATATTACTCCGAGCCTTGATTTTCGAAAGATAGtaataagtgccatacattaacattcgACTCTCTTAGTGCTTTGAAAATCTTGGTCCTGGATCTTGGGTTTAGAACCAAAGCCAACAAAGCTAAAAATGAAACTTTGCAAAGGCCAAAATCATTAATCTAAATGATTAGAATTAAACATGACACAGTGCAATGTATTGAAGAAAAGAATCTTCCACTTGTATCCATATTGTAAGTAGTATGTTGATGTGCAATATTAGcagtgtttgtttgcttgttgtttaacgttgcactccgcaatattaca is a window from the Haliotis asinina isolate JCU_RB_2024 chromosome 9, JCU_Hal_asi_v2, whole genome shotgun sequence genome containing:
- the LOC137296462 gene encoding sentrin-specific protease 8-like isoform X1: MAEDDDAIVLSFNDSLIRQGDLRLLEDPGWLNDTLIGFCFEYYEREQFNHSADRLCFISPSFTQLLKLSPVEELVVLLEPLGLPSKQFVFLAVNDNSSCDQVGGSHWSLLVYVRSAQEFRHYDSASHSNEAVAKKLAYKLQPHVHAPYGRMKFVEMDCPQQKNGYDCGMYVISVSEHLCKEFCEFAGIPLVDAVTSNSITNKRSSLKDLILTLAKEPGS